In Melospiza melodia melodia isolate bMelMel2 chromosome 17 unlocalized genomic scaffold, bMelMel2.pri SUPER_17_unloc_1, whole genome shotgun sequence, a genomic segment contains:
- the LOC134432985 gene encoding uncharacterized protein LOC134432985: MVTIVTVTIVTVTIVTVIVTAADPDAHPKHPSVFSFGLLATAIFANAGQVVLGTPAPHFLPILPKNPTFPTPSKSCFSPQNPQFSPRKFQIFPQKSPFFFPKQPFYPPKPPFLPKIPIFHPISPPPRRVLLRPAGHGHFPSGDPRPAFPARVPPQISFYPPNPSYLPPKNRHFFPQFAIFLSKNPKIPIFHPISPLPRRVLLRPAGHGIFANAGQVVLGTPAPHFLAVCRPNYSALGCGATPGGPPGPHRGPPDRFVPPGGSPCSGDPPAVAAARRDFPCKEAALGAYAGAFAGLYVTLAWRGGGQFLGYFWAVRDPGLAGWPGGVGVPAWPSPRPFLGFAAPPFLLGALRVAEHRNSWGGVLGASCAAPPSPPSWSRAWSETSRTRGGIWGGGDPPSPPRAAPPEPPTPPGGDQRQPGASGGVPSGDLRDPRNREPQKPGNPEN, encoded by the exons ATGGTCACCATCGTCACCGTCACCATCGTCACCGTCACCATCGTCACCGTCATCGTCACCGCCGCCGACCCCGACGCGCACCCAAAACATCCCA GCGTGTTCTCCTTCGGCCTGCTGGCCACGGCCATCTTCGCCAACGCGGGCCAGGTGGTGCTGGGGACCCCCGCCCCGCATTTCCTGCCC attctccccaaaaatcccactttCCCCACCCCTTCAAAGTCCTGCTTTTCAccacaaaatccccaattttccccccgaaaattccaaatttttccccaaaaatcccctttttttttccccaaacagcCCTTttaccccccaaaacctccatttttacccaaaatccccatttttcaccccatttccccccctccCAGGCGTGTTCTCCTTCGGCCTGCTGGCCACGGCCATTTTCCTTCTGGGGACCCCCGCCCCGCATTTCCTGCCCGTGTGCCgccccaaatctcattttaccccccaaacccctcatatttacccccaaaaaatcgccattttttcccccaattcgccatttttctctccaaaaaccccaaaatccccatttttcaccccatttcccccctccccaggcgtGTTCTCCTTCGGCCTGCTGGCCACGGCATTTTCGCCAACGCGGGCCAGGTGGTGCTGGGCACCCCCGCCCCGCATTTCCTGGCCGTGTGCCGCCCCAATTACAGCGCTCTGGGCTGCGGGGCGACCCccgggggacccccgggaccccatCGGGGACCCCCgga ccgcttcgtgcccccggggggctcccCCTGCTCCGGGGACCCCCCGGCCGTGGCCGCGGCCCGCAGGGATTTCCCCTGCAAGGAGGCGGCGCTCGGGGCCTACGCCGGGGCCTTCGCCGGG CTGTACGTGACCCTGGCCTGGCGGGGTGGGGGGCAGTTTTTGGGCTATTTTTGGG CTGTACGTGACCCTGGCCTGGCAGG CTGGCCTGGCGGGGTGGGGGTTCCCGCCTGGCCAAGCCCGCGGCCGTTTTTGGGGTTCGCGGCCCCCCCGTTCCTGCTGGGGGCGCTGCGCGTGGCCGAGCACCGCAACAGCtgggggggggtcctgggggcttCCTGTGCGGCACCGCCATCGCCGCCTTCCTG gtcacgTGCGTGGTCGGAAACTTCCAGAACcaggggggggatttggggtgggggggaccccccgagccccccccgagctgcccccccagagcccccaaccCCCCCTGGAGGAGATCAGCGTCAGCCAG GTGCGTCGGGCGGAGTTCCCAGCGGTGACCTGAGAGACCCCCGAAatcgggaaccccaaaaacccggGAACCCCGAAAACTGA
- the LOC134432984 gene encoding LOW QUALITY PROTEIN: bromodomain-containing protein 4-like (The sequence of the model RefSeq protein was modified relative to this genomic sequence to represent the inferred CDS: inserted 3 bases in 2 codons), whose protein sequence is MKVMMTMMVTMVTMDDGDDDGHLREAPSPLLLPSPQLPFQGLVPQSPPQQNIQPKKQELRAASVVQSQPLGAAKEEKLHSPVIRTETFXPPLRQEPPKGHPEGVKAAPHLPQRPELKALEGGGARAVIRPPEPTPPGAXEKERPKAEPKTPVAPKKDLKIKNMGSWASLVQKHPAAPAAAAKSSSDSFEQFKRAAREKEEREKALKAQAEQAEREKERLRREQERMRTREDEDALEQARRVHEEVRRRQEQQQQQQQQPPAAAGSVPVPGAVSVPGAVPVPGSVPVSAAAAAAPQPPGPGGSSQAMLDQQREMARKREQERRRREAMAATIDMNFQSDLLAIFEENLF, encoded by the exons ATGAaggtgatgatgacgatgatggtgACGATGGTGACAatggatgatggtgatgatgatg GTCACCTGCGGGAGGCGCcgtcgccgctgctgctgccgtcGCCGCAGCTGCCGTTCCAGGGCCTGGTGCCGCAGTCGCCGCCCCAGCAGAACATCCAGCCAAAAAAACAG GAGCTGCGCGCGGCCTCGGTGGTGCAGTCGCAGCCGCTGGGCGCGGCCAAGGAGGAGAAGCTGCACTCGCCCGTGATCCGCACCGAGACCT AGCCCCCCCTGCGCCAGGAGCCCCCCAAGGGACACCCCGAGGGCGTCAAAGCGGCCCCGCACCTCCCGCAGC GGCCGGAGCTGAAGGCGCTGGAGGGGGGAGGGGCGCGGGCCGTGATCCGCCCCCCCGAGCCGACCCCGCCCGGGGC CGAGAAGGAGCGGCCCAAGGCGGAGCCCAAAACCCCCGTGGCcccaaaaaag GACCTGAAGATCAAGAACATGGGCTCGTGGGCGTCGCTGGTGCAGAAGCACCCGGCGGCGCCGGCGGCCGCGGCCAAGTCGTCGAGCGACTCCTTCGAGCAGTTCAAGCGGGCGGCGCGCGAGAAGGAGGAGCGCGAGAAGGCCCTCAAGGCCCAGGCCGAGCAGGCCGAGCGCGAGAAGGAGCGGCTGCGCCGGGAGCAGGAGAGGATGAG GACCCGGGAGGACGAGGACGCGCTGGAGCAGGCGCGCCGGGTGCACGAGGAGGTTCGGCGgcgccaggagcagcagcagcagcagcagcagcagccgccggcGGCCGCGGGCTCGGTGCCGGTGCCCGGCGCGGTGTCGGTGCCCGGCGCGGTGCCCGTGCCCGGCTCGGTGCCCGtgtcggcggcggcggcggcggctccgcagcCCCCGGGCCCGGGCGGCTCCTCGCAGGCCATGCTGGACCAGCAGCGGGAAATGGCGCGCAagagggagcaggagaggaggCGCCGGGAAGCG ATGGCGGCGACGATCGACATGAACTTCCAGAGCGACCTCTTGGCCATTTTCGAGGAGAATCTTTTCTAG